One part of the Quercus lobata isolate SW786 chromosome 7, ValleyOak3.0 Primary Assembly, whole genome shotgun sequence genome encodes these proteins:
- the LOC115952397 gene encoding L-type lectin-domain containing receptor kinase IV.1-like: MFSKLVILLPLLISVVGSQDTNFIYNGFRSVNLSLDGKATITSNGLLELTNDTKQQKGLAFYPTPISFKNSLNDIAFSFSTTFVFAIVSAYPTLRGNGIAFVISPTRERPGALPNQYLGLFNETNNGNATNHLVAVELDTVLNQEFKDINGNHVGVDINGMVSENSSLAGYYADSGAFTNLTLFSGNPMQVWVEYDGVKKQLNVTLAPIDVGKPKFPLLSLSRDLSSIINKTMYVGFSSATGTFLTSHYILGWSFKMNGKAQELALSQLPKLPRGKERSKLLTIGLPVILVSLVLVAISGATYVIKRKRKFAELVEDWEVDYGPHRFKYKDLYIATKGFRDKELLGSGGFGKVYKGVLTTSKIEIAVKKVSHESRQGMREFVAEIVSIGRLRHRNLVPLLGYCRRKGELLLVYDYMSNGSLDKYLFDEPQVTLSWSQRFEVIKGVASGLFYLHEGWDQVVIHRDVKASNVLLDGELNGKLGDFGLARLYDHGTDPQTTHVVGTLGYLAPEHTRSGKATTSTDVFAFGAFMLEVASGRRPIQANGPPEDSILVDWVFSHFSRGEIMEARDPNYGTSYVAEELELVLKLGLMCSHSEAAARPSMRQVVQYLEGDVPFPDFSSLGLCSTGLTFAHGDGFDNFFMSYPSSTNQAFSHTSSIAESLLSGGR, encoded by the coding sequence ATGTTTTCCAAGCTTGTAATACTGTTGCCTCTCCTAATAAGCGTTGTAGGATCCCAAGATACCAACTTCATTTACAATGGTTTTAGATCAGTCAATCTTAGCCTAGACGGCAAAGCCACTATCACTTCTAATGGTCTTTTGGAGCTCACCAATGACACCAAACAGCAAAAGGGTCTTGCTTTCTACCCTACTCCAATAAGCTTCAAGAACTCATTGAATGACattgctttctctttctctacgACTTTCGTCTTTGCCATTGTTTCCGCGTATCCAACTCTAAGAGGAAATGGGATAGCTTTCGTGATTTCTCCAACTAGAGAGCGGCCAGGAGCTCTTCCAAACCAATACCTTGGCCTTTTCAATGAGACCAACAATGGTAATGCTACCAATCATCTCGTTGCTGTAGAGCTCGATACAGTCCTGAACCAAGAATTTAAAGATATCAATGGTAACCATGTTGGGGTGGACATAAATGGAATGGTGTCCGAGAATTCTTCTCTAGCAGGTTATTATGCTGACAGTGGTGCCTTTACGAACTTGACCCTTTTCAGTGGAAACCCAATGCAAGTTTGGGTGGAATATGATGGTGTCAAGAAGCAACTCAATGTAACTTTAGCTCCAATTGATGTTGGTAAACCCAAATTTCCACTATTGTCTTTGTCCCGTGATCTTTCATCTATCATTAACAAAACCATGTATGTTGGGTTCTCTTCCGCAACTGGCACTTTCCTAACTTCCCATTATATTTTGGGTTGGAGCTTTAAGATGAATGGTAAGGCTCAAGAACTTGCCCTTTCTCAACTTCCCAAGCTGCCTCGAGGTAAAGAGAGATCTAAACTTTTGACAATTGGATTGCCTGTGATTCTTGTTAGTTTAGTCTTGGTAGCAATTTCAGGTGCAACGTATGtcataaaaaggaaaaggaagttTGCAGAATTGGTAGAAGACTGGGAGGTTGACTATGGGCCTCACAGATTCAAATACAAAGATCTTTATATTGCTACAAAAGGATTTAGGGACAAAGAACTATTGGGTAGTGGTGGATTTGGTAAAGTATATAAAGGTGTACTAACTACCTCTAAAATTGAGATTGCTGTGAAGAAGGTCTCTCATGAATCAAGACAGGGAATGAGAGAATTTGTGGCTGAAATTGTGAGTATAGGTCGGCTTCGCCACAGAAATTTAGTTCCACTCTTGGGCTATTGCCGAAGAAAAGGAGAATTGCTTTTGGTGTATGACTACATGTCCAATGGAAGCCTAGACAAGTACCTCTTTGATGAACCTCAGGTCACCCTCAGTTGGAGCCAGAGATTTGAAGTCATAAAAGGTGTGGCATCGGGGCTGTTTTATCTACACGAAGGATGGGATCAGGTTGTCATTCACAGAGACGTGAAGGCTAGTAATGTCTTGCTAGATGGTGAACTGAATGGTAAATTAGGTGACTTTGGTCTTGCAAGATTATATGACCATGGAACTGATCCTCAAACTACCCATGTGGTCGGAACTCTTGGGTATCTTGCACCAGAGCATACTCGAAGTGGCAAGGCCACAACAAGCACCGATGTGTTTGCTTTTGGGGCCTTTATGCTCGAGGTTGCTTCTGGAAGAAGACCGATACAGGCAAATGGGCCACCAGAGGATTCGATTTTGGTTGATTGGGTGTTTTCTCATTTTAGCCGAGGCGAAATTATGGAGGCAAGGGATCCAAATTATGGTACAAGTTATGTAGCAGAAGAACTAGAGTTGGTATTGAAACTGGGATTGATGTGCTCTCATTCAGAGGCTGCTGCAAGGCCTAGCATGCGCCAAGTTGTGCAGTACTTAGAAGGTGATGTTCCTTTTCCAGACTTCTCATCGCTTGGTCTTTGTTCCACCGGCTTAACATTTGCACATGGGGATGGTTTCGATAATTTTTTCATGTCCTATCCGTCTTCTACAAACCAGGCTTTTTCTCATACGTCTTCCATTGCAGAGTCACTTCTCTCAGGGGGCCGTTAA